A window of Komagataeibacter medellinensis NBRC 3288 contains these coding sequences:
- a CDS encoding efflux RND transporter periplasmic adaptor subunit: MKRLTSALFILGLSCPPAHATDGALPPVVKLDGAAVTNEGITIATAAPGTVAPALPVMSRVMPDTTRVVHIHPAGSGKVLAVLVQPGTHVVRGQALLRYQDHSLHVARLQAVQMRAALTAAIAARSDAAAAVQRAKALAGESLSMAELRRRQDALAQADATMRARQADVGTLGHRFAEEFNSSSEQGGQGTEDETSTLISPVDGMVQAINTSVAGDVNPTMDVATVADLSRIWLVSDIPPDQAARIAPGGQQVTQAAGGPFTSRIDTVDGMASPQTGLVQVISTVANPTGALVPGMVLDATLAQRDGVAGIVVPSEAIQQIDGHSVVFVRVSETDYRPVVVDVALDDGTRAVLRSGLKGGEPVVGHGSFALRSVIGLAGMDAD, translated from the coding sequence ATGAAGCGGCTTACCTCTGCCTTGTTCATACTGGGCCTGTCCTGCCCGCCAGCCCACGCTACAGATGGGGCGTTGCCTCCTGTCGTGAAACTGGATGGGGCGGCCGTGACGAACGAGGGTATTACCATCGCTACAGCAGCACCCGGCACGGTTGCGCCCGCCCTGCCGGTCATGAGTCGGGTCATGCCCGATACGACGCGGGTCGTGCATATCCACCCTGCTGGCAGCGGCAAGGTGCTGGCGGTTCTGGTACAGCCTGGCACGCATGTCGTGCGCGGGCAGGCGCTGCTACGGTATCAGGACCATTCCCTGCATGTCGCGCGCCTGCAGGCGGTCCAGATGCGTGCCGCGCTCACTGCTGCTATCGCAGCCCGGAGCGATGCGGCGGCCGCCGTGCAACGGGCAAAGGCACTGGCGGGTGAAAGCCTGTCAATGGCCGAACTGCGCCGCAGGCAGGATGCATTGGCGCAGGCGGATGCCACCATGCGCGCGCGCCAGGCGGATGTGGGCACGCTGGGCCACCGCTTTGCGGAAGAGTTTAATTCATCATCGGAACAGGGCGGCCAAGGCACGGAAGATGAAACCTCCACCCTGATTTCCCCTGTCGATGGCATGGTGCAGGCGATCAATACGTCGGTGGCGGGTGACGTGAACCCGACCATGGACGTGGCGACCGTGGCGGATCTGTCCCGCATATGGCTTGTCTCCGATATTCCGCCCGATCAGGCCGCACGGATTGCGCCAGGCGGACAGCAGGTGACGCAGGCGGCAGGTGGCCCGTTCACGTCGCGTATCGACACGGTGGACGGCATGGCCAGCCCGCAGACCGGACTGGTCCAAGTCATCAGCACCGTGGCCAACCCCACCGGCGCACTGGTGCCCGGCATGGTGCTGGATGCGACACTGGCGCAGCGCGACGGCGTTGCGGGCATTGTCGTGCCGTCCGAAGCCATCCAGCAGATTGACGGGCATAGCGTCGTGTTCGTGCGGGTGAGCGAAACCGATTACCGACCCGTCGTGGTGGATGTGGCGCTGGATGACGGGACACGGGCGGTTCTCCGTTCCGGCCTGAAGGGGGGCGAGCCGGTTGTAGGACACGGCAGCTTCGCCCTACGTTCGGTCATCGGCCTTGCCGGGATGGATGCGGACTGA
- a CDS encoding efflux RND transporter permease subunit yields the protein MARRYLETLLRARMLVLGGLFLLLAAGIMAVLGLPVEAVPDISPKQVLVSVVAPGLATEEVEKLITFPVEASMTGIPGMTDLRSVSRGGVSVVYVQFADNTDINLDRTRVNERMQQARSNISVPGITISMGPLATGMGEIMQFQIRGAGRSLMELNRIMNWTVVPQMRLVPGVVDVNVNGGAEETYEVTLDPARLIGVNLSVGEVYRAVDENNAASGGGWITHHAEQQSVVGRGLLGSLADFGNIAVRTNTDGSVLRLRDLGRITTGARTRLGAVTRDGQGEIVIGVVMMESGASSNATLAAINHALPGIRQALPAGVTLEPYYTRATLTGQTIATVRDNLVMGAVLVVGVLVVVIGYWQAALVIASVIPVALVCAMAGMRQFGISANLLSLGAIDFGMIVDGSLVVIEHILSRREEEPELEFTPLVVSSVQQVMRPVGFAILVIIMVYLPILTLQGIEGHMFRPMAQTVIMALLASLAYCFICIPVLASLALGQVRPTGDTRLIAWLRRPYTHMVTWGEAHPRTLFGGTIAVLVISAVLATRLGGEFIPQLDEGALAVTTTRLPSASLDTVLASVTKQEQILRSFPEVRTVVSNTGTSAIPTDPMGMNETDSFIFLNPSSTWKTARTQAGLVAAMDDTLRRELPDALYSWSQPVQMRMDDLLSGVRTQIAVSIFGDDLTTLAELGDRVVAAMSGVKGAADVAAAGDGTVPLIVADIDRTQAASRNVAVQDILDMVEAVGGHIGTKPVIVDNAIISTQVRLDPKRVTSAAAIGALLVRRADGQGSVMLSQVAHVHEVDGPPRISRDGVRRRMVVQANVRGRDLASYVAEAQARVMRDVKLPAGYTMQWDGQFRNLQSAVLRLEIVLPIALGLIFALLVVAFGAVRPALLVFINLPVAATGGIVALTLRGLPFSISAGIGFIALFGVAILNGVVLVSEIATLRVGGMAVAQAAFAAAESRFRPVMATALVASLGFFPMAFSESAGAEVERPLASVVIGGLVTSTLLTLLVLPSLYARVMREKVRN from the coding sequence ATGGCGCGCAGATATCTTGAAACCCTGTTGCGTGCGCGCATGCTGGTTCTGGGGGGGCTTTTCCTGCTGCTGGCGGCAGGCATCATGGCGGTTCTGGGTCTACCGGTGGAGGCAGTGCCCGATATCTCGCCCAAACAGGTACTTGTCTCGGTCGTCGCCCCCGGCCTTGCGACGGAAGAGGTGGAGAAACTCATCACCTTTCCCGTCGAGGCCAGCATGACCGGCATTCCCGGCATGACCGACCTGCGCTCCGTCTCCCGTGGCGGGGTGTCGGTGGTGTATGTACAGTTTGCCGACAATACCGACATCAACCTTGACCGCACCCGCGTGAACGAGCGCATGCAGCAGGCGCGTTCGAACATATCCGTGCCCGGAATCACCATTAGCATGGGGCCGCTGGCCACCGGCATGGGTGAGATCATGCAGTTCCAGATCCGCGGCGCTGGGCGTTCGCTCATGGAACTCAACCGCATCATGAACTGGACCGTGGTGCCGCAGATGCGCCTTGTGCCCGGCGTGGTGGATGTCAACGTCAATGGCGGGGCGGAGGAAACCTATGAAGTCACGCTCGATCCGGCACGGCTGATCGGGGTCAATCTTTCCGTCGGTGAGGTCTATCGCGCGGTGGATGAGAATAATGCCGCGTCCGGTGGTGGCTGGATCACGCATCATGCCGAACAGCAGAGCGTGGTCGGGCGCGGACTGCTGGGCAGTCTTGCGGACTTTGGCAACATCGCCGTGCGGACCAATACGGACGGCTCGGTCTTACGCCTGCGCGACCTCGGGCGCATCACCACGGGTGCGCGTACCCGACTGGGGGCGGTCACGCGCGATGGACAGGGCGAAATCGTGATCGGCGTGGTGATGATGGAAAGCGGGGCCAGTTCCAACGCCACCCTTGCCGCGATCAACCACGCCCTGCCGGGTATCAGGCAGGCGCTGCCCGCAGGGGTTACGCTGGAACCCTACTACACCCGCGCCACCCTGACCGGGCAGACCATCGCTACCGTGCGCGACAACCTGGTGATGGGCGCGGTTCTTGTGGTAGGCGTGTTGGTGGTGGTGATCGGATATTGGCAGGCAGCTCTTGTCATTGCCTCGGTCATTCCGGTGGCCCTTGTCTGCGCCATGGCGGGCATGCGGCAGTTCGGGATTTCAGCCAACCTGCTCAGCCTTGGCGCGATCGATTTCGGCATGATCGTCGATGGGTCGCTGGTGGTGATCGAACATATCCTGTCACGACGCGAGGAGGAACCGGAGTTGGAATTCACGCCTCTCGTGGTATCATCCGTGCAGCAGGTCATGCGTCCGGTGGGGTTCGCTATCCTGGTCATCATAATGGTTTACCTGCCTATCCTGACCCTGCAGGGGATAGAAGGGCATATGTTCCGCCCCATGGCGCAGACGGTTATCATGGCGCTGCTGGCCTCGCTTGCATACTGTTTCATCTGTATTCCGGTGCTGGCCAGCCTGGCGCTGGGGCAGGTGCGGCCTACGGGTGATACGCGGCTGATCGCATGGCTGCGCCGTCCCTATACGCACATGGTGACATGGGGCGAGGCGCATCCGCGCACTCTGTTTGGCGGTACGATCGCGGTGTTGGTCATATCGGCTGTCCTTGCCACACGGCTGGGCGGCGAGTTCATTCCCCAGCTTGATGAAGGGGCTCTTGCGGTCACCACCACGCGACTGCCCTCGGCCTCACTCGACACGGTTCTGGCGTCAGTTACGAAGCAGGAGCAGATTTTACGCAGCTTTCCCGAGGTCAGGACGGTGGTCAGCAATACCGGCACATCCGCCATCCCGACCGACCCGATGGGCATGAACGAGACCGACAGCTTCATCTTCCTCAACCCGTCCTCCACATGGAAAACCGCCCGCACCCAGGCCGGGCTTGTCGCGGCGATGGACGATACCCTGCGGCGCGAACTGCCCGATGCGCTCTATTCATGGAGCCAGCCGGTGCAGATGCGCATGGACGACCTGCTCTCTGGCGTGCGTACCCAGATTGCCGTCTCGATCTTCGGTGATGACCTGACTACGCTGGCCGAACTGGGTGACCGGGTGGTGGCCGCCATGTCGGGTGTAAAAGGCGCGGCGGACGTGGCGGCGGCGGGCGATGGCACCGTGCCACTGATCGTGGCCGATATTGATCGCACGCAGGCCGCCAGCCGCAACGTGGCGGTACAGGATATTCTGGATATGGTAGAGGCGGTGGGCGGACATATCGGCACGAAACCGGTGATCGTGGATAACGCCATCATCAGCACGCAGGTGCGCCTGGACCCGAAGCGCGTGACCTCGGCTGCGGCCATCGGTGCGCTGCTGGTGCGACGTGCGGACGGGCAAGGCAGTGTCATGCTCTCACAGGTGGCGCATGTGCATGAAGTCGATGGCCCGCCGCGCATCAGCCGCGATGGCGTGCGTCGGCGCATGGTGGTGCAGGCCAATGTGCGCGGGCGCGATCTTGCATCCTACGTGGCCGAGGCACAGGCCCGTGTGATGCGGGACGTGAAACTGCCCGCAGGCTATACCATGCAGTGGGATGGCCAGTTTCGTAACCTGCAATCAGCCGTGCTGCGGCTGGAGATCGTCCTGCCCATTGCCCTTGGCCTGATCTTTGCCCTGCTGGTGGTGGCGTTTGGTGCGGTCCGTCCTGCTCTTCTGGTATTCATCAATCTGCCGGTGGCGGCGACCGGTGGCATCGTGGCGCTGACATTACGCGGCCTGCCATTCAGCATTTCGGCAGGGATCGGCTTTATTGCACTGTTTGGCGTGGCTATCCTCAACGGTGTAGTACTGGTCAGTGAAATCGCAACCCTGCGCGTGGGCGGTATGGCGGTGGCGCAGGCGGCCTTTGCTGCTGCTGAGTCCCGCTTCCGCCCGGTCATGGCCACGGCCCTTGTCGCCAGCCTTGGCTTTTTCCCCATGGCGTTTTCCGAAAGTGCGGGGGCAGAAGTCGAGCGCCCGCTGGCCAGTGTGGTAATTGGCGGGCTGGTTACGTCCACACTGCTTACACTCCTGGTGCTGCCATCGCTTTATGCCCGGGTCATGCGAGAGAAGGTTCGGAACTGA
- a CDS encoding response regulator transcription factor codes for MRILIVEDERDLGAAVQERVRLDGHAVDWFMTLEDARAAIATVDYDFMLLDLGLPDGNGRSLLREIRSTSSDIAILITTAEDQISDRITGLSEGADDYIVKPYDLNELVARIAAVARRYATPRRQVHYRIGEITIDRENRSVSRNGRVLDLTAREWAIMELLSRSPGRIHSRQQIETALYALEHDVDSNTVEVFISRLRRKVGNAVIRTIRGRGYCLDEKNGS; via the coding sequence ATGCGTATCCTTATTGTGGAAGATGAACGTGACCTTGGGGCGGCAGTGCAGGAGCGCGTACGGCTGGATGGGCACGCAGTGGACTGGTTCATGACGCTGGAGGACGCGCGCGCGGCCATAGCGACCGTGGATTATGATTTCATGTTGCTCGATCTTGGGCTGCCGGATGGCAACGGGCGCAGCCTGCTACGTGAAATCCGCAGCACGTCGTCCGATATTGCCATCCTCATCACCACGGCGGAAGATCAGATCAGTGATCGCATTACCGGTCTGTCCGAAGGGGCGGATGATTATATTGTCAAGCCTTACGACCTGAACGAACTCGTGGCCCGTATCGCTGCCGTGGCGCGGCGTTATGCGACACCGCGCAGGCAGGTCCATTACCGTATTGGCGAGATTACGATTGACCGGGAAAATCGCTCGGTATCGCGCAATGGGCGGGTGCTGGACCTGACCGCACGGGAATGGGCCATTATGGAACTGCTTTCACGCAGCCCGGGTCGGATCCATTCACGCCAGCAGATCGAAACGGCCCTGTATGCGCTGGAGCACGACGTGGATAGCAACACTGTCGAGGTTTTCATAAGCCGACTGCGGCGCAAGGTAGGCAATGCCGTCATCCGCACCATACGCGGCCGGGGTTACTGTCTGGATGAAAAGAACGGTTCATGA
- a CDS encoding sensor histidine kinase, with protein sequence MKSWSLSTRIVSGVLLVVILGLLLLSTAVGGFTRYEVTERLDNSLQEVSERLQAVVTARLHDQAAGSVALLPEVGPRTLAYQVMDGSGHVVLRSQNAPQDPFVRDRQTGFANVPHFRVYMAAPITGKYRVIVGEPTFHRRETVRRAMLISIVPMLVFLPVIWWLVRLIVRRALRPLDRLHDEMRARDSGNLQPIPPLDLPVELISIQSAVNTLLARLETALSTERAFAASAAHELRNPLGALLAQVQMLGRMVPESSDAGRRVDVIAGRTRQLGRTVEKLLQFSRASSGVAFRRDRFDLLAVVHVLVDDLGHNPRDGRSLVLTTNGIGHVFVHGDMDATGILMRNLLENALLHGNSGIPVQVVVRPDGSIDIANDCTALTPDTLSRLTSPFVRGSTAAHGSGLGLAIASNIASQMDAGMQLRSPLVGSTRGLGVSLYFPNPEIVTIPDDT encoded by the coding sequence ATGAAAAGCTGGAGCCTGTCCACACGGATTGTCAGCGGCGTGCTGCTTGTCGTGATACTGGGATTGCTGCTGCTGAGTACGGCCGTGGGCGGGTTTACCCGTTATGAAGTAACGGAACGGCTGGACAATTCCCTGCAGGAAGTTTCCGAACGCCTACAGGCGGTTGTGACGGCCCGGCTGCACGATCAGGCTGCCGGATCGGTGGCCCTGTTGCCCGAAGTCGGTCCCCGCACGCTGGCCTATCAGGTGATGGACGGATCCGGCCATGTCGTACTGCGCTCACAGAATGCACCACAGGACCCATTTGTCAGGGATCGGCAGACCGGCTTTGCCAATGTGCCGCATTTCCGCGTTTACATGGCGGCACCGATCACAGGGAAATATCGTGTGATCGTGGGCGAGCCAACATTTCACCGGCGCGAGACTGTGCGGCGGGCAATGCTGATTTCCATTGTGCCCATGCTGGTTTTCCTGCCGGTAATCTGGTGGCTGGTGCGCCTGATCGTACGCCGCGCCCTGCGCCCGCTGGATCGCTTGCATGATGAGATGCGCGCACGCGACAGTGGCAACCTGCAACCCATTCCGCCACTTGACCTGCCTGTCGAACTGATTTCCATACAGAGTGCGGTCAATACGTTGCTGGCCCGACTGGAAACGGCGCTTTCCACCGAGCGGGCGTTTGCCGCCAGCGCCGCGCATGAGTTGCGTAACCCGCTTGGTGCCCTCCTGGCGCAGGTGCAGATGCTGGGCCGCATGGTGCCGGAAAGCTCGGACGCGGGCAGGCGGGTGGACGTCATTGCCGGACGTACCCGCCAGTTGGGCCGGACAGTGGAAAAACTGTTGCAGTTTTCACGTGCTTCCTCTGGCGTAGCTTTCCGGCGTGACCGCTTTGACCTGCTGGCGGTGGTGCATGTGCTGGTGGACGATCTGGGGCATAACCCGCGCGATGGCCGGAGCCTGGTCCTGACAACAAACGGCATTGGCCATGTGTTCGTGCATGGGGACATGGACGCGACGGGCATCCTGATGCGTAACCTGCTTGAAAATGCGCTGCTGCATGGTAACTCCGGCATACCCGTTCAGGTTGTGGTCCGCCCTGACGGCAGCATTGATATAGCCAATGACTGTACGGCCCTCACGCCCGATACCCTGTCACGGCTGACCAGCCCGTTCGTACGGGGCAGTACTGCCGCCCATGGCAGTGGGCTTGGCTTGGCCATTGCCAGCAACATAGCCAGCCAAATGGATGCCGGCATGCAGTTACGCTCCCCCCTTGTTGGTTCGACAAGGGGACTGGGTGTCTCCCTGTATTTTCCAAACCCGGAGATCGTGACCATCCCTGATGATACGTGA
- a CDS encoding cytochrome b, whose amino-acid sequence MSHRPSFQALRYDKPTILFHWVCAFIIILQFASANVWGLFRNPLHHQLVVTHLTAGMMLSVLFPIRLMWRIGWGRHIQAADRWLDCVMARSVEYSLYGLVTLEIALGYLWRWGNGQPMSFFALQLMPPFEKFSASTISLLHQLHQWNGWLIIFLATGHALAACFHYFILRDSIFQRMLMTGNASDEYGK is encoded by the coding sequence ATGAGCCATCGACCCTCTTTTCAGGCATTGCGGTATGATAAGCCAACCATCCTGTTTCACTGGGTCTGCGCCTTCATTATTATACTGCAGTTCGCAAGCGCCAACGTATGGGGACTGTTCCGTAACCCGCTGCATCACCAGTTGGTGGTTACCCATTTGACAGCAGGGATGATGCTGAGTGTCCTGTTTCCCATTCGTCTGATGTGGCGGATAGGATGGGGGCGTCATATCCAGGCGGCGGACCGCTGGCTGGACTGCGTGATGGCGCGCAGCGTGGAATATAGCCTGTACGGGCTGGTTACGCTGGAAATTGCCCTTGGGTACCTGTGGCGGTGGGGGAACGGGCAGCCCATGAGCTTCTTCGCCCTGCAACTGATGCCACCGTTCGAAAAATTTTCAGCTTCAACGATCAGCCTGCTGCACCAGCTGCATCAGTGGAATGGCTGGCTGATCATCTTTCTGGCTACCGGTCACGCGCTGGCGGCATGTTTTCATTACTTCATTTTGAGGGACAGCATCTTTCAGAGAATGCTGATGACAGGAAACGCATCTGATGAATATGGCAAATAA
- a CDS encoding VIT1/CCC1 transporter family protein has translation MANNTSVRPKEIHATSRLGWLRAAVLGANDGILSTSSLIIGVASANATQASILLAGISSLVAGAMSMAAGEYVSVSSQADSEKADLAREKKELGCSWDAEVSELAGIYRQRGLDDILARKVALQLMKHDALGAHARDELGISEATAARPVQAAFASAGAFSSGAILPVLAALLSPAGVVSWAVSAVSLTGLAVLGFVGARAGGASPWRPAIRVIFWGIMAMVVTAAIGRIFGVRA, from the coding sequence ATGGCAAATAACACTTCGGTCCGGCCCAAGGAAATCCATGCGACATCGCGACTGGGCTGGCTGCGAGCGGCTGTTCTGGGAGCAAATGATGGTATCCTGTCAACATCCAGCCTGATCATTGGCGTTGCCAGTGCCAATGCGACACAGGCAAGCATCCTGCTGGCTGGGATCTCCAGTCTGGTTGCAGGGGCCATGTCCATGGCGGCCGGGGAATATGTGTCCGTCAGTTCGCAGGCGGATTCAGAAAAGGCTGACCTTGCGCGTGAAAAAAAGGAACTTGGCTGTAGTTGGGATGCTGAGGTGAGCGAACTGGCTGGAATCTATCGTCAGCGTGGATTGGACGACATTCTGGCGCGTAAGGTTGCCCTCCAGCTTATGAAACATGATGCGCTGGGAGCCCATGCCCGGGACGAACTCGGCATTTCCGAAGCAACGGCAGCGCGCCCGGTACAGGCCGCTTTCGCATCGGCTGGTGCGTTTTCATCCGGTGCCATACTACCTGTGCTGGCAGCCCTGCTGTCGCCTGCCGGGGTGGTGTCGTGGGCAGTTTCCGCCGTATCCCTGACAGGCTTGGCGGTTCTGGGGTTTGTAGGTGCTCGCGCAGGGGGGGCCTCTCCATGGCGTCCGGCGATACGGGTCATTTTTTGGGGCATTATGGCCATGGTAGTGACGGCTGCAATTGGTCGGATATTTGGGGTGCGGGCATAG
- a CDS encoding IS5 family transposase — protein MKQPGFFDVDERLARLSGLGDQLEAFSRTVDFEVFRPDLDRALAYADGSKGGRPPFDPVLMFKILVIQTLNNLSDERTEYLINDRLSFMRFLGLALSDRVPDAKTVWLFRERLTEAGAIQKLFERFDATLRNAGYLPMSGQILDATLVAAPKQRNTNAEKVDLREGRIPQDWQDKPAKLSHKDRHARWTLKFTKAKRQEDGTLPSTDLAIPFFGYKSHISIDRKFRLIRKWKATDAAASDGARLREGLLDKTNTASSVWADTAYRSKANEDFMDKEGFVSKVHRKKPHLKPMPRHIQRSNAGKSVIRSRVEHVFADQKSQTGLFVRTVGITRATMRIGLANIVYNMRRFLFLERLNAAA, from the coding sequence ATGAAGCAGCCGGGCTTCTTTGATGTGGACGAGCGACTAGCCCGTTTGAGTGGCCTTGGCGATCAGCTCGAAGCGTTTTCTCGGACTGTGGATTTTGAGGTGTTCCGTCCTGATCTGGACAGGGCTCTGGCCTATGCGGACGGAAGTAAAGGTGGCCGTCCCCCGTTTGATCCGGTGCTGATGTTCAAGATCCTGGTGATCCAGACGCTGAACAATCTCTCCGACGAGCGAACGGAGTATCTGATCAACGACCGGCTGTCCTTCATGCGCTTCCTCGGCCTGGCGTTATCGGACCGGGTGCCTGACGCCAAAACGGTCTGGCTGTTCCGTGAACGGCTGACCGAGGCTGGCGCCATCCAGAAGCTGTTCGAGCGCTTTGACGCCACCCTGCGAAACGCCGGGTATCTGCCGATGTCCGGCCAGATCCTGGATGCCACGCTGGTGGCGGCGCCAAAGCAGCGCAATACCAACGCGGAGAAAGTTGATCTTCGGGAAGGCCGCATTCCGCAGGACTGGCAGGACAAGCCTGCCAAGTTGTCCCACAAGGATCGCCATGCGCGATGGACACTGAAGTTCACGAAGGCAAAGCGGCAGGAGGACGGGACGCTCCCGTCCACGGACCTCGCCATCCCGTTCTTTGGCTACAAATCGCATATTTCCATCGATCGAAAGTTTCGACTGATCCGGAAATGGAAAGCGACGGATGCCGCCGCCAGTGATGGTGCCAGGCTGCGCGAGGGCTTGCTCGATAAAACCAATACGGCCTCAAGCGTTTGGGCCGACACCGCGTATCGCTCGAAAGCCAATGAGGACTTCATGGACAAAGAGGGTTTCGTCTCGAAGGTTCACAGGAAAAAGCCGCATCTCAAGCCCATGCCTCGCCATATCCAGCGCTCTAACGCAGGGAAGTCCGTCATCCGATCCCGCGTCGAGCATGTCTTTGCCGATCAGAAATCGCAGACGGGATTGTTCGTCCGGACCGTGGGCATTACCCGGGCCACCATGAGGATTGGCTTGGCCAATATCGTCTACAACATGCGCCGCTTCCTCTTCCTCGAGAGGTTGAACGCGGCCGCGTAG
- a CDS encoding heme NO-binding domain-containing protein produces MKGIVFNILEEVVENNHGVEAWDTLLEAANVSGVYTSLGSYPDAEMQALIVTASKHLGITPAELLHSFGRDAMPILKKRYPELFNTHPNSRSFILSVNSIIHPEVRKLYPGAMCPYFHMKENDDGTLDMTYSSERHLIDLAQGFVLGAADVFGDKVEVERFPPGSDKKNMLRVKWL; encoded by the coding sequence ATGAAGGGTATTGTTTTTAATATTCTGGAAGAAGTCGTGGAAAATAACCACGGCGTGGAAGCATGGGATACCCTGCTGGAGGCCGCCAATGTCAGCGGCGTCTATACTTCACTGGGCAGCTACCCCGATGCGGAAATGCAGGCGCTGATAGTAACAGCTTCAAAGCACTTGGGTATTACGCCAGCCGAATTACTGCACAGCTTCGGGCGAGATGCCATGCCCATCCTCAAGAAACGCTATCCGGAACTGTTTAATACGCATCCCAATTCGCGCAGCTTTATCCTGAGCGTGAACAGCATCATCCATCCCGAAGTGCGAAAGCTCTATCCCGGCGCGATGTGTCCGTATTTCCACATGAAGGAAAACGACGATGGCACGCTAGACATGACTTATAGTTCCGAACGCCACCTGATCGACCTGGCGCAGGGCTTTGTGCTCGGTGCGGCCGATGTGTTTGGCGATAAAGTTGAAGTCGAGCGTTTCCCACCCGGATCTGACAAAAAAAACATGTTGCGGGTGAAGTGGTTATGA
- a CDS encoding IS110 family transposase has protein sequence MIALLHAEQKALTEPARKLFQEIVAHMRVLEQQIDDIEKQIVAAVPDASTFRSGRQCAAWLGLTPKSHSSDSKERQVGISKDGDSYLVLEAMAVIRLARKESAGQQWATKLLEKKAARVVSVALANKTARIVWAVLTTDNEYSRPECLIEYRDLPSSTDRNDEGESAEW, from the coding sequence ATGATTGCACTGCTACATGCAGAACAGAAGGCACTGACCGAACCCGCGCGGAAACTGTTTCAGGAGATTGTTGCGCATATGCGGGTTCTTGAGCAGCAGATCGACGATATTGAGAAGCAGATTGTCGCCGCTGTCCCAGATGCTTCGACTTTCCGGTCAGGACGTCAATGTGCTGCCTGGCTCGGTCTGACGCCCAAAAGTCACAGCAGTGACAGCAAGGAACGACAAGTTGGCATCAGCAAGGATGGGGACAGCTATCTCGTCCTGGAAGCAATGGCCGTGATCCGGCTGGCACGCAAGGAAAGTGCTGGTCAGCAATGGGCTACAAAGCTGCTTGAGAAGAAAGCAGCGCGTGTCGTATCCGTCGCCTTGGCCAACAAGACAGCCCGGATTGTCTGGGCGGTTCTCACGACAGACAATGAATACAGCCGCCCGGAGTGCCTGATAGAATACAGAGATTTGCCCTCATCGACCGACAGGAACGACGAAGGTGAAAGTGCGGAATGGTGA